The Gopherus flavomarginatus isolate rGopFla2 chromosome 20, rGopFla2.mat.asm, whole genome shotgun sequence region TCAAGCCATGAAAAACTAGTGGctagaacactggactgggacactGGATCCTATTCCCGACTTTGCCACTGGCCTGCAGgtggccttgggtaagtcattgCCTCTCCCTAtacttcagtttccccagctgtaaaatgtagCTGATCATACTGATTTCCTTTGTAAAAAGCTGGAAGaggtgttaaaaaacaaaaacaagccccCCTACAGAATCTATGGGACGTAAGATCAATGGTGATAAAACAAAAGCTATGCGCGCCTCCAGTGTAGGCCTTGCTAACTAACAGTGTGAGCAAAAGCCTGTGAACCGGAATAGGTAGAGCCTTGGCAAAATAGCAATGCACCAGGCATTAGCCAACCAAGTAAGCACATTCCTGACCTTAGAGAATGGTGCAAAAACACCCAGAGTTCTCAACTAACTAAGTAAACACATTCCTAGAAGATGATGCAGGGACACATAGACCCCTGGTAAGATAAGGAAGAAAGACAAGACAATGGATGAGGATGTTCTGTTTGAACTAGCAGGTACAAGGGTAACTAACTAACAGCATCTGGAGTGTAACAcaaaacttgtttgtatcagtgtcTCAAAGGAGAAGTCATAGGAGGAACATTGTTGAGGTGGTACCTTGTCGTGGGCGTACCTGTAACCACTAAGCCAGGGCACTAGGACCATGCTTTGCCAGCACTAACCCTGGACGAGTGTCTTCACCACTGAATCAAGCCTGTTGACTGACTTCATGAGTAACATTGAGCTCTGCTGAATCAGCAAGCTACTCTGGTGCAGCTAAATTCGGGAGCTCTAAGAAACAGCAGCACTAGCTGCAATAACCCTTAGCAGTACGAACAGTCAGTCATCTTTCAAAGTAAGGCAACATCACCCACATACCTGACATCCtataaagatgaatctttaaatacattttccATCTCATGAAAAATTTGGagatttatttctattttttggtCCTAAACAGGGGCTTGTccaaaaacatttttctaaagGAGAATGCTTCCAACCAATGTTTTCCAACCAGATCTAATAATTAGTTGATATTCTTGTAGtactttgaacatataaaatatATGAGTTGTGAAAATGATTTCCTCCTCGGTGAAGGGATGGAATAATACACAGCACTGTATCGGAAAAGAAATGGAAACTTGGTTTCCTTGCTCACCTTGTGGTTCTGCTGAGGTTACAAAATATGTTTCTTACCAGAGAAAACCTCTGAAGCTCTGGGAAAGTGGGAAATTGGTCACAAGGTGAGTCTCACACTTTCTACATTGGGCTCAAATAGTTTTGTCATGAGATATAGTCTGTTGGAACAGGGCAGTCCTATGGCCACCAAAGCATTTCATAAGACCAATGTCCTCCTTCGATACAACTTTAGCAGCCCATTTATGAGCATTTTGTTGTCATGTTTACATCATTGTAGTTTACACAAGTGTGTAAATAGACAATACTGTACATAGAAACAACCTGTCTATATACATAACAAAACAAGCTGAACTTGAAATATAAatgactttaaatcttattaaaataggTAGAATTTATTTGGCCCATGCAAGATTGGGTTTAGGTTTACGTGGCCTTGCTATATAACAGGGTTGGGCACTACTGTAGTAAAACGTTAATGTTCTATTATTTCTAAGGTAACCAACCCCAATCGTTTCCTATGAGAGTTTTCCTAATCATTCTTGTCACCCATCTCTGAATCCCTCCTAAGCCCTCTATGATGTAGAATAGAAAATAAGCCACGCAGTGAGACTGCGATAGTATTACCAAAATTCCAGGCTATGTATTGAGATTACCCAAGCGAAGCCACCAACGAACAAGTACGGAAAACAGGCCTTGGTCTATCTTTGGGAGAATCATTTTCCTCATGTGTAACTAAAAAAAGCAAAGCTACAGTAGCCCTGGGCATTCTCTTGTATGCCATCGTTTAGGCAAAAGATGCACCCAGCAAATTTGAGTCATTCAGAATTTCACAAGCACAGCCAAACAAGCGTCTCTAACAACTCCTCTCATGTTAGCGACACATTTGGAAGCCAAGGATGTTAAGCACTATTTAATAATATGTGTTGCTAATGTCCTCTTGTAACAGTGTAATATGGGGCAGCACCAAGGGCCGGAACAAAGAACTTCAGAACACCTGGGTCCTGTTTCTGGCTTTGCCTCTCCCTCCCTGTATGACATTCACCTTGGTGTGTATCTTTTTAGAAGAATATTCGCAGGCCTGAGGGCCATTCTGAGGTATCATCACAACAAAGGATTTCAAAGCTGTTTGCAGATATtcactgctgattcatatgtgCAAAGTGCTGTATTATTACAATGTTAGTAGAGCGTTACTAAAGTAACATGTAACTCATGGACTGAATATTAGCATCACTTCAAAAAAAGAGTCATGTCAAAAAGTCTCACGTTGCTCCCCAGAGCAGCTCATGATTTATAGCCTCAGAATTTGGGGCTATTTGATTTTCATTAAGCAGTAACTTTAAAAAAGTTGAGCCCTGATCTTgtgctggtgtgaatcagcaccACTGCATCAACTTCAATCACtgtatgttgatttataccagctgaggatcaaggctgtatttcaaatttggtttTCATAGGATGCTCCATCTGTCAGTGACCTGTTCTCTCCCTTTTCTGGGGTGTAAAAAACAGCCTCTGTGTCTTTCAGGAACGTTTGCACATTTATTTTGCAGGCTCACCTGCCTACAGCTTATAGCTTCCTGGACTTTCAATCATCTCCTGCTTCCCTCCAGATTTAGCTCTGATCTGTAaaaacaggaggaggagggatggCTTGGGGATTAAGGCAGAAGGCTTGGAGAATGGAAGGCCACATTTTTCAAAAGCGATTAGCAATCGTGAGCAGCCAACTTGCAACACTTTGAAGAGTCCTGATCttcagagggcaggtgctcaggactttctgaaaatcaggctcctttgaGGTGATTCGGGTTGGACATCTAAAGCCATCAGTCACTTTTGAACACCTTGGCCTTGGGTTTGGCCACAGACATCTTGAATGATCTTGTATAAAGCAATAACCTCTTCTCTTCAGCTTCCTCCTATGCTAAAGGGAAGACAGAACTTTGttaatgcagtgttgttgtagccctgttgatcccaggatatccgcggtgggtgagataatagctTTCATTGAactaatttctgttggtgaaagaggcaagctttcaagcaacacagagctcttcttcaggtctggcaaAGGTACCAAGAGCgtcccatcttgtatttagctgtgacagatTGTTTAGTATAACTAATTAGCATATATTCCATGGGacaattcaaggtgaagtggcccatttaCACCCCTGTAGTAACAGGCTAAAGAAGgggagttagtgggttacagattgttggaataagccataaatccaggggTTTTATTAAGactatgatttttagtgtctagcaaagttatgaatgtaagatcccaggcttgtcttttgaaggccttatgcaggtttcctttgagggtgaggactgagaggtcagctaTAGAGCAATCGctgtgtgaaaagtgttcacccaccaGTGATAGCATGGTTTTGTCTTATTTTCCTGTGGGGGTTCTTAAATAGGACATAAGCATTGTGTTGACCTTCATTGCAGGAGTGAATTTCAACCCCAAGGGCCTGAATtgaagttcccattgactttaatgatcATTGGATCTCATGCAGAGTGAGTAGTGCGGGATGGGACTGCTAAGCATACAAAGACTCCCATCTGCCCCAGAACTGCAACGGTAAATTTCCCAATACtcccaacaagctacaagccaggATTAAAAGGACTAAAATGGAATCTTGCAGGACATCGGCTTGCTCTACCCATACACCTCTTTGAGccacttttctatttttaatttgcTAAACAAAGGTCTAAAACATGGAGCAAGATTCATTCCTGCAGTAACTCCAGTGTGGTCAGTGGAATGATGCCAAGTATCATTGGCCAATAAAGTTTTCAAATGAAAGGAAGCTGCAGGGTGTGTCATGAACACTGGGGCGGAAAACAGACTAATAACCACTGTAAAAGAATAGCATCAAACGGAAGAGTAATGCCtgtaaaacaatttcatttagtAATTAATTAGGACCTTATGCAAAAAAGATGTCTCTCATCCTGCTAGCAGTCTGAGAAACCATATAAAAGAACTCGCAACTGGGAGCTCTTTTAAGCACTTCTGTTGACTTATTCTCTGCCGTGCACTGGGCAAGTCTGAATTGACTCAATCTCTTCGTAAGTATCAGAATATCGCTTTTTCTCGAGGGTTTTAACCTTAACTGAATGTTGCCAAATACCCCTGACTCTTAGAATGTTAAGGGGTTTCTTTCCGTAAGATTCTCTTTTTATAGTTATTCAGTAGCAGGCACTGGTGGATTCAGGCATTAGAAGGTAAGGCTAGAATTTTCAGTATTTAGGACACCCAGTTCCCATTCATTTTACTTAGAAAATTGGGTACCCATATCCCTTAGccagctttgaaaaatctcagcctcaGTAACTTTTATGCTCAAGAGTCTTATTTAGTGAACTTTTGAATGTCTGTctggccagatactcagctgagTTCAATAgatttacaccaatttacaccaactatGAATCTGGCCCTAGCCCTTCCCCAGCTACAAAGATTTCTTTCTGGCCCTAGCCCTTCCCCAGCTACAAAGGAAGCTCAGATTTCATATCTAAATAGCAAAGTGTAATTTTACTGTTATTTTCTGTAAGATAAAGGGCTGGGATTATCTATGGGATTTGCATGGTGAACTCCCATAGAACTCCCCACTTACTGGTTCTTGTGCTTTCCTTTGAAGGAGTTGGTATCGCGCAGTATGGGAGATGAGACACTGGAGGAGGCAGACTACTAGTCTGAAAATTCTCCTGTTTACGTGCATATAAGTTAGCAATTTTAGGGCTAGGTCCTCAGCTGCTCCTTTGAAAAACCAACTCAGCTGCGTTCATtttcagcagctgaggatctggcccatttgggttttattttcaCAAAAGAATATCTTCTGTTATAAGTCAGCAATACTTGCTAATGAAGTAAGATCTGGAAACCAAAGTGTAGCTCTGTGATTCTGGACAGAACTAGTTTGCAAGCAAAGTTTAAATTTGAATTAGGAAAGTAGCATTATTAAAATTGTCACCACCATATGCTGGGGTGAAAATGCCAGCTGTCCATAATAGAAATATTCTAGATTGAGGGTTTACTTCTTTAACCCACTTTTTGGCCTTTGCTTTCTTCTGTGGCTTTATTAGAACAATTCTAAGGCATTGCAGGAGAAAGCAGAAGAGAGACTAAAAGACGAGGCAATATAGCACAGTGCACCAACAATGGAACAAGGACCTTGGAGCTGAAGAACTGATTTGGGACAGGAAATCCGAGTTCAGTTCTTGCCTCTGCTAAGACTTCATGCATGTCCTTGAGCAAAtcaactggggccagattttgtAAGAAACTCACTGCTCAATATACTCAGATGGAGTAATAATCTGACCCTTAATGTCCCAGTGCCTCAGGTGCAAATAGGGGAtacattttcctttgttttgtctatttagagtgtaaATTATTCCAAGCCGGGACCTTCTCTtattgtgtttgtatagtgctcaGCATAGTAACAACACCCAGTTTGTCTATagctcttttcatcagtagatctcaaagcactttacaaggagGTCTCgatcattatgcccattttatgGACAGTGAAATAGAGGCAGGAAGCAGTGAAGTGATACTTACAGTCACCCAGCAGCCTAGTGGCAAACCTGGGAATGGAACCTAGGTCTTCACTGGggtccagtgctctagccactaaacAATACTGCCTCTCAATTGGGAACTCTAGCCATTGGCTCACTAAGCAACCCGGGGAAAGATgcttctgggcctcagttttcccctagCTATAACACAGCTGTTGTGAGGACTAATGGCTACACATAGCAGTGAACAAGCATGTTGCCATGCAAGCAGTGGGTAATACATTTATTAGTGGTTGAAGCTGTAAAGAAAAGGGTTAGGAGCTGCAAAAGAGCAGGCTCAAGAAACAGAGTGGGAGGACAAGAGATGCAGAGGTTGGAGATGGTGCAAGCAGTGGTGATCTCTAGGAAAGGTTATCAATGAATGCTTTACAGACGTGTGTGTGCCCTTAATGCGCTCTCTTTGCCCTTTGCCtagctccctctcttccttccttccataTCTATTTAATCAAGGTCATACATACCTGTCTGTCTACACACCTAGGTTCTTACACAACCTCCATCATAGGATCTGAGCTTGAAGCCTCTTAACCTATTGGTTCTGTTGTGTTGCACTCTATTCCTTCTGGTGTGTTTCAGGCTGACCAATTCCACAGGAAGATGTCTTACTTTGCCTACCAGTACAAGCAACGGAACTACACACCCTACTCAACGACACGCCTCATGCCGTATGCCGAACCCTGCGTGGTTAAAGGCCCAGCTCCACACGTTACCAAGTGCGCAGAGCCATGTGATGTGAAGCACCCAGCACCATGCACCACCAAGTACAGAGACCCATGTGCTGGGAAGCCCTCGGTCCCATGTGCTACCAAGTGTTTTGAGCCACATGCCCAGAAACACCCAGTGCAGTATATCCCCAAATTCTCTGAGCCAGCAGGTGTGAAATGCTCAACGCCATGTGTCACGAGGTATCATGAGCCGTATGGTTTAATACCCCctcaaccattcccagagagatgGAATCCATGCGCTCCACCATATGTGCCTCCCTATGTTACGGGATACCCTCAGGCATGTGGTCCAACATATGTGCCGTCTTTTCCCAACTACCCATACCCTTATGCTCCCCAGTGGCCCAACACGTGGGGCTATGGAAACTGTGGGCCATGCTAAACCCAGAAGTGACGGCCACAGAACAAAAGCCAATCAAGAAATGAAAAAGCTAGATACAGATTCACAGCTGAGTATATGGGCATGGCCTTCAGACCTGCTGAGCTCCCACAATGCCAGTTGAAGCCAACGAGAGTGGGCACTCAGTGTTACTGAAGAACAGGGCTGTCACTCTTTACCACACTATCCTTTACCTTAGATTTCTGACTATTTACTGTAGTGGCACAATAGCTACTTGCTCCTTTTATTATTCACACAGTGGGCTTGAGTTCATTACACTAAGGCACTTTGACAACCGCTTTGCCAGCATCAAGGAGGTCAGGGCCCTAAGGTGGGCCTATGTTGTGTTTACACACACTACAAGATCCCCTCAAGGACCAGAGGGGTGTAAAATAGCCTTAGTATCATGAGAATTCGGCCTTGTATGTTCTTGGCTTTCTAAGAATATGTAccattggtttttgtttgttaacGTGGCTACAGAAGATGTTTTGTGCAGAAGCTGTTTTTAATTCTGTGCGTATATTGGGCTTTGTCCTATATGAAGCCCACAGAGGGTAAAACAAGGAGCTTAAAATGGCGGAAAAAACAGAACTTGATTGCCCAACTCTACAGCTGCAACAAAGAAAGAGCATCTTGAGTGAAGTGACTTACCTCAGAGGGAAGTGCCAGTTGACTTCGTAGCTCTGGTATATGACTGGAAACCTGAAAATGTATTCTCTGTACTTCGCATTATTTCATTCTGCACATTGTATACTCCACTTCTTAAGCATTAAAACTCACATTGCTTCACGGCACCTGCTGTCGCTTCCTCCTGTGTTCCTTATCTACAGTTCACCACAGCTGGAAATCCCGTTCGCAGACGGGCCAGGAGGTGGCTCATGCACCA contains the following coding sequences:
- the LOC127038429 gene encoding cornifin-A-like, which encodes MSYFAYQYKQRNYTPYSTTRLMPYAEPCVVKGPAPHVTKCAEPCDVKHPAPCTTKYRDPCAGKPSVPCATKCFEPHAQKHPVQYIPKFSEPAGVKCSTPCVTRYHEPYGLIPPQPFPERWNPCAPPYVPPYVTGYPQACGPTYVPSFPNYPYPYAPQWPNTWGYGNCGPC